tattcgcgtaccaaaaaaattatttcgaaaataattagTGAGGGAAACGCTACGTCTACGGCTTTTTTTTCAGATATGCTAAATCTCATCCTACCTATTCTTCTTAACACCAAAATACACTCTCTCAAAGTCGCTTTAACAGGATAAAGCCTTCGACAGAAATCTCTATCTATGTTCACTTTAAAACGATCCAGTAGAACATTTCAATTTGCGTCGATTTAAATTCCAGTGGCGCTACatacttttttatgtaaaatgtgCCCACAAAAGTAATTCGAGTGGTGCCTATCGTGTGGAGATGCTTGTAGATAACTTCTGCAGGCTGTGGTGCCTTGGTATCTGATACAACAGGCTTCCACTTCTTCAACGAAATGAGTCTGGCTGtggagtaggtcttgcaaaaactACTCAAAGCTTATAGTATTGGTAAAACAGATTCAGGTCGGCGACCAAATCAATTCTGGATTGCTTATAAGTCGAACTGGTATTGAGTCGAGCAacttcagggtatgcttgggagccgagcttCAAATGTGCggaagatggacgaatctggttcTTGTAGATGATTAGAAGCTGTTACATGGTCTTGAAGAGGGCTCCAAGATTTTCTGCCTTGCCTAAAtcggccacgtgactatgccaggacatgttgcttccaacctcaacacccaaaaagcaaatttttctgAGATTGTGATACTTTACTTCCAGGTCCTTCTCAATATTTCGCCTAGGTGGTTTATTAATTTGATGAATGTCACATAGAGCCGAAGTAACttgattccaattattttgatctTAGAGGTGAGAGAAGTGGTTTCTTTTGCAAGGCAATCGGTTCGTTATCTATAATACCAACTATTGAATAATTCAAGTATGTTGTGGTGCATTGAAGCTTTTTTGAAGCTGAATGTGAATTGAGATGGAAATTCTCTTGGATTCTTGGTATCAAAACtgtaaaccaaaaaaatttattctacgcatctctaaaaaaattgtaaaaaagtttttcgtaCGTCacgatttttaaatattcaaagtCAAAAGTCACCAAAATGAGTTGTTttaaatcttcaattttattaacattcacaataaattttgtaGAGGATCAAACGCGGAATGAATTTTACATCAAATACTGTCTTATTCTTTTCGGAATCGTCTCCTCACCCTTTATATAAATTGCAGTCtcgtaattttcaaaatgtagcATTGTCATTCCTAATTACACCAAATTTATTAATGTGAATTATTTGAGAGTGATAAttctcattatatatatttatttatacactaaactattcactatgTACTAAACACTGCACTAAgacttattactaaacactaatttatttaaacacaccGTTTACTTGTCTATTTCGATGTGTTCGGGGCGACTTTAGATCAACTGACTACTTCGGCTGTTAGAGGCTcgtttaaatacattttaatcaTATCCAGAAAGTTCGAAATCTCTAATTTGCCGTAAAGGCCTTTTTAGAACCGTATTTATAAATAGAGGTCCCGAAAGACGTAAGcatcttataaaaataatacaaatagtTTCCGCTTTATGAAGACTTTCTGGGGATTTTACACGGCGCGTCTACCAAACTTTAGATTCCGTTAACGTAATCGAACAGAACGGATTTCACGATCTATGTCTGTAGACGAGTTCGTTACAATATTTAGTGCTGAAAATATGCCGAAAGTACATCTGGAATAATCTTTTTTGGAGGTTCAGACATGATATTAGGTGCTGTTAAATAATGGAACAGAAAGGACTTCACGGTCTATGTTGGtagacgagttcgtaacaatatttaGTGCGAAAAATATGCCGAAAGTATTCAGTATGACTTAAGAAGGAATTGTCTGAccattataaagaaaataaacaattttttgtttatacaaagctatttaattttgtgttattacatttttattattgaactCTTAAATTTTGTGCCCACTAGGGAGCGTATGAAGACTCACCTtataataattaagaaaaaactcGATCTACGtcaatgattttatattttatcccCGTTTTCTGTGCCGGATTTCGCATCTCTCCCTTTATTGACGAAAGAACTTTAATTTGACAGATTGTCATCTTGCCGTCTCGTTATTCTCCAAACTTTgtaatgtataataaaatggaatacTACCAAATGCAAATTAATTAGTGGTAAAGCCTGAGAGTTAGAGCTAAGCGAGATTATTAGCTTTTCTTATACAAAATATGAGAATATCTTTTGGGGATGTTTTCACGATATTAAACTTTTCGGATTATGCTCGAGTTTGACCAATACACTGACTTTAGACCATCGCCgaaacaacttttatataaaaaaaaaaagaagagctAATCTATCGGACGCATCACTGAAATtttattagttaaaaatttcagttgatgagaatttttaatcaatCACTATTCATACAAGGAAACCAGCAAGTCATAtcatttcagtttttgaaattgTATAGCTCCTTCGACGTACTTAAGCCTTTTAGTGATATGAGTAGGACATTCGCAGAGATGCTTTGCTGTTTCCATGGATTACTCGCAGAATCTGCAGATGTCGTCTTCTGCCAAGCCCATGGTCTTAAAGATaacaaaaagcaaaaataaaataagaccTGGACGAAATGGGAGAAACTTGATGAGATAGAAACTTGTGATTTCGAAACCAACAGCTGCAAACGGTAGACTGGGGTTTCACCAGACGCCAAACAGAAGGAAAGTAAGTCATACGTGTTATTCACTAGtcaaataaagataaagaagcCCCATCTATGTGTGACTCAACTTGTCTCAAGCCAGGTGTCTATATCCATCTTCTCAGAGTCTGTTTAGCAAACATTTCGCTTCGAGACGTAATAGCAAACAATTTTGGTTATATCAAGAAAGAGTTTTGGGCAAGTCCGTCGTTTATCTCCGGACATCCAAACGAGCTGGATCACTCCAGCATAAGCTTAGAGCAGACCGTTTCATTACTTCTATGGTAGTTTTGCTATCTGTACTTCTATGGCGTCGATTGAATATCGCGTCACAGCAAATACCATGGTTTGGAAGATGGTAATGTCACATGCTGCCTATGCTCAAATTATTGCATGACTATTTGGTCTAGCTTGCCTATGAGGATATTTAGCTTGTATGGCATCCAAAGGTAGAAAACCCTGTAAGACTTCAAGAGATATTAAGACACTCGAGGCGCTGAAATGTGTGTTTGTTTTCTTCGTCCAAGGCCACCATACTATGGCTCCACACGTGAGAATGGACTTAACCATTAAGGTGTACATTAAGTGGATCTTAGGTGAAAGGACAATCGATATCGTTTTAGTAATTGTTACTTGCGTCCATTAAATCAGTGTCAAAATTCGTTGTTCATAATATTggaaagagaaaaatttgattGCGATTGTTCCTGCTTCAATCGTAATGCtcttatcaattgaaaaatatctagaTTTAGATGGATCTCTTTATGTTGaagattttcaattgtttttacCACAAAGTTTAATATTGAACATATTTGAAGTTGAAGAATTCACCACACTCAATGGTAGTAAAAGTCTTTACATTCTAGAGACTACAACAAGTAATATTTAGATGGTAGTGATCTAGAAGAAATGTTGGTTGTTGTAGATatagaattttgatttatttataatatcttGGAGCATTACACCTTCTCCATTGGTATGTGCACACACTCGCCTGGATAAATACACGGATGGATGCGAAGGACATTCCACTACGACATGGcatttcgacaggtcctcatcgTAGTTCGTGTAGAGTTTCGCACGTAGACTTCTTCCTCTCGCCAAAAGTTGTATGGCAGATTCGAGAGGTCTTTGCTTTTAGTTAAGAGTTAGCCTTTTGGCTATACACTCTTATCTTCGCGATTGTCTGGCCGTCCTAATGTGCGAGTCTTCGCTggtttttctgtatttttttttactgaCTCAACCTATCGAACGATAACTCGTGTTTTTTGTCTTGCTGATGCAGTTGATTTTACAGCAGTTGGTGCGTAGCTGCCTCCTGGTTGAGGAGTTTTCGTGGCCGGTTTTTTAGCTTCTGTCTTCTTCGGATTTCTTGGGCATCCTCTCTAGTTGACCATGAGCTTCCGATCACCGTTTTTGCATTTAGTTTTCTTTGAGGAAATATACTTAATTAATCATCTTTAGTTGGACTTGAATGGAAAGAAAATTTATCTAGACTGTGCTcgagtttgaaaatatttataaagcggggtaaaatttatggaaatataCGTTCTGACACAGACATTTAAAACTTTTGcgttataaattttaatataacttaCCATCAATTTTCAGAGAGAAGTGGGGAATTACCATTTGCATTTACTTACATAGAAAGCAATCTTTCAAAagtttaaataagaaattcaaaGTTTCCAACACAGAACGGTAAACATGCTTACTTGTAGATTTATCTATTTATGTTAGAGAAAGAGTGAATACAGTAATTTCAGAGAAGCAACTGAGAAAAACTAACACATAAGCTCAATTAATTCTGATGGGTTTGCAGTTTTTTacaccaaaaataaaataaataaaagctgACACAAATTTCGATTTGCAATAAATGGCAGATCGATGAGAATGTCTTGAAACGTCTGCCAAAGCTCTACACCATTCAAAATTTGTTCAGTTACTCACAATATTCACAATTACTCACATACTCACATACTCACAATTCCCCAAGATCCATATGAACTTTTTAGGGGTCGTTTCCTTCATCCCTTTATTGTTTTATGTGAGGGGAGTTTCCTCTTGTGGATTATTTCCagtattaaattctttttttgtatatcctcttccaaaagtattttttctgttATCTCTTCGCCGTTTAAAGTCTTGGGTTCCAGTGAACATTTATCTCATCTATATCTGACGTGATTTAGTTCAGAATctactttgaattttttttccagatGACTTCTACCAACGAGCATTTGCCTCAGCCTCCAAAACAAAGAATTAGCCCGCTGGAATTTCGCAATACTGATTTGGTATCGAGACTTTTGGCTGCAACTCCACCGTATCTATACAACATGTCGTTACTCCCAAACACTTACTTCTTCAGTGAAATGCTGAGATCGTTCGTACAAGCTAAAGCAGAAAGATCGCAGTCGTTTCATCCTCCGATAAGAAGATCGAGAAAAAGAAATTGGACAACGTCGAGGACAGAATGTTTTCTTAAGCCTCCGAACGAATCCAAATCGGAAGAGGTGGTTCAACAAGATAATTCAATTGATTGGATGTTGAAGAGTAATAAGAAAACTGAGGAAAATCCTCTGGAACTCACTATGAACAAAGACGtaactgaatattttcaaaataaaactgaaaatttcaacaaaatcgaacaaaataatcCTGAGGTTTATTCTAATATGCATCACAACATCTCCCAAGAGAATCCTCAAAATTTAGTTTTACCTCCACCACCTCCTATGTGGTATCCTCCTCTATATCCAGCGCCTCCTTACGGCATAGATCCGCTACATTTTTTCATAGATCTCCGAGTTTCAGGTCACATATACgataaaaagaataacaaagaTAACGAAACTCTAACTAGCGAACATTCATCGAAAGATAAAATTCCGCATACGGAAGTTTCAAATTTCGATTCAGAATCTATTACGAGTTCCTTTAAACAAACAAGAAATTGTTCGGCATTCTCAGTACCAGTACCAAGTGGTAGTAAATCAACGAACCCCATAAATCTATCGGAAAAAGAAACTAAATCTACGAAATTCGATGTAAAATCCATGGGATTtgataaaactacaaataaaacAAGCACCAACTATGTTATGTCGAACATAAcgaacatttataaaaatataaacgaatCTAGAAATGATAATATcgaaattaaagaagaaaacgaagaaaaaaaagttagaGATTTGAGAGCTGTTATTGGTTTGGAATTAGTTGTTGACTATATGAAACAGAAGCCCGAAAAACATACAAATGACGAATCTTCCGTTTCTTCCGATATAGAATCCGTGGGGAGTCCGACGTTAGAGGTTGTAGACGAAAATTAGGGGtaagttttttagaaaatatcaaaaacaatattgaaataactgtaatttgttaatttcgAATAGCTACCGGGTCGAGTTCGATACGTTAACTGCTTCTTAATCGGAAAGGCAACACTGGAATTTTACAAGTTCATCTCTATATTATTTGTATGTGGAAACGCAGCTATTCAAAAGGGCGCGGGAGGAAAGTCAATCAGGAACTTTATTCAAActgatgaatgaatgaaaacacaaaaattttgtgatttatttccttttagttccatactgttcgataccctttttataactGAAGAATTTGGTTCCACCAGAATGGAGCAGCCTCTTATACGTCCAATAGATGATGTAGATTGGCCTCCACGCAGTCCCGATTCAAAACCTATGGACTTTTCCAATTAAAAGATAATATTCGTCACGCAGAAAAACTTTCGAGCACTCATAGACTCATAGGCTTCAAGAACCTACTTAAATTTGTATACCAAATCTTCAACCATAATTTGTTCTCGACctcttacaaatatttttcatttacagATATCTTATTGGGATAACCAGATTCTACAGGAAACATCAAAACTCTTTTTAGGAAAATCACAACTTTCAAGCTATTTTTTGGAGAGGCGAAATTCGCACAATTTTATaggtgaatttttttattttttggaagaagaaatgcattttcaaactacaaaatcaTATCACATATACTACGTTcattattatacagggtatatcACGATGAATTGAGTAAACATTTACGTACGACTTCCGGTTATAACCTTAACAAGCTTCAGGCGTTATTCATAGAAATTATGGTAAATTTTGACCTGACTATTTGTTCAATGGAGGACTGaatcaaaattgtcaaaaacaaactgtcaggAAAAAACTTGAGTTATCATAGAAAATATaatctgatttttttaaaaaaatactaccaGTATTTTTTGATCATTGTAAGGATGGTTTCAAAAGTTCGTAGActagcaaatatttttttttcatagaatttgatgttattattcaatatagttGCGTTACAACGATTCAATACCATTCTTATGGTACGATTTGTTTTCGGCCTCAAAATAACCTTCATTTGCATCACCACAAATATCTTTTGCCCAGCGAGCATCCTCTTGAGATCCGAGAGCAGGGGAAAGTAGCTGGGGTCTAGATCTGGACTATAGTGTGGATTCGGAAGCTTAATTCAtacaattttctcattattttcattgatttgtgaCACGTTGCATTGCCTTGAAGAAATAACACTTCGAATTGAGCTTCTATTTACCCAAATATTCATTCCAGGTATGTCTAACACGTTCCTTATAGATTTTTAGGGTCTTCATTTCGACGATAGCCTCGATTTATTAACACACGAAAAtctttttcattcaatttcacTCAAAATAGTTGTCAAATATATAAACGTGATTTTTGAAGGTTAGGGCTAACTACAAATCATACGGATTTAATATTTGTAGCGTCATCTATGTGTCAATCTACGAACTTTTTTATCGGTTAATAGTTCATCGTTTTCGTtatgttttgtaaataatattaatcgGTTGCTGAAAATAATGTGTAATTTTAATCTagtcaatatttatttgtaaaaataaatggtacttggaaaatttgagatttgttttatttcttgtagtgtagatattttcacaattcgaaATCTAGCAAGCGCGGTTTCAGATCCTCGGTTTGGAGGGGTCAGGAATtaagattaaaaaaagaaagaaataaaaccaaagaaaaagtaaaactgTAAGACTTTCAATAGGTAAATTTTTCCGACTGAAAACCATCAAATCCATATAAGAAGATATACtatcaatatttctatgaataagaggatggtcccagaaccACCTGAccctccttttagctccatacacgatgttcaataagttcgatacccttttcaTAATAGAAATCGTCAAGATCCATTAACAGCCGACATCATCTCTTGATTGCTGGAAAATCATTGATTGACCAACCAGCCATTTTTACAAGTCTGGgaagaaaaaataatccaaggaGGCTAAATCAGGCGAATAAGGTAGCAGTTCAAACTTTAATCGATTAATTTTAGCCGTTGCAATAGAGGATGCGTGAACTGAtgcattgtcttaatgaaacaacactttctctGAACCAAATACAGCCGTTGTTGATTTATTTCTTTGCAATAAggtcgcataatactcgccgttgttTCCTTTCCTGCATCtgaaacggtctttgccttctttggagccggttcttccttttcagtccctTTTATTtgtgtgaaacattgccaaagacttgatggaaacatcttaACGCGTTTCCCATGACCTTGCttgtagatggaacggtctttgccttctttggagccggttcttccttttcagtccattgttttgattgttcttttgcttcgggtgtgaagtgatggtaccacgtttcatccatggttataatAGTGAATTCACCCTAGTAGTATGGAATTACTTCCATCAATATATAAATGATATCGTATAAGGGTGTTTCTTCTTCCTCCACGCACCAGTACTAGTCTGTATCTTCATCCATCTCTGCTGTCTAGCTAGTAAACTTCTCAGAGATGCTCCAAGTCGTTGGTTCAAGAAATTTTAATAGATTAGAAACGTGGTAAAAGAAAAAGCATGAAGCAACTTTTTATCTAAATGAATAAGTCAATAGACGCAATTTTGGCAAATGGTATTTGCATAATTCGCGCATTTGATATTGCAACTTGAAATACTCTACACAGATGAATAGTTTTTCCGgtttatgaaacttttttctttacaGAAGCAGATTCGCAAAACTTCCAATAGAATAGAGGTCCGCTCCAATCTCATCTTGTTGTACGGGGTTTTTTGAGTGAATTATCTCTTTTCACAACACAGTTATGTCCAGGAAGATATCTTGTTCTCTTTCCATCATTTTTTGAGTAACTACAATAAGGAAACTTCTACCAACAATTCTAAACTATACGAAGAGCTTTATCACTCACGTTTTTTGAGCACCAAACTGACTGACTACGTACTGACTTTTGGTTTGGTTTGTTTTGATTGCAGAGCTGAAACTTCTAGtgccattttcatttttctctgccttctatttcaaaacaaaaaataacttttcagaaaattggactttatttagataaaaatttttgagtctggttttaaaatgtttatttaccATTCCCGGGAAgcttttcatatatttataaccATTCCCCTGTCTTTacagtaaaatttttcaacCCTCTCATCGTACAGCCGGCATTGATCATGGATGTTTTTGTTCTTGAAAAGTGCTTGTTTCCTGATGGATGCCTCATGAACACTCAGAATGTATTACACTTTATTTCGCTCTCCACTCTTTCCACTGAACCGTCTTCCCATTGTTCCGTAATGGAAACacataatatgcataaaatagaaaatttcccTCAGAGGAAAATTTAAATTCGCTGAGATAATTTCaacagttgaaaaaaatttttaaagtggATTTATTTCGTGAATGAAATCGAATACTAAACTCGCGTACACTACTAATACAGGGTGTCCCGCATAAGAGGCGATAGATAGAGAACGGAGGCCCAAAATACGACATTTAGAGGCAATTTACCTCTATACCACGTTGCATTCCTGAGTAGTTTAAGGCCTCAAAGTAAGGcccaacaaaaatatttattttttttctgtgatATCGATTAGCTATTGTTCTGTTTTCTCATTTTTGGACACGTTTTAACGAACAACGACTTTTTCGAAATAACACagttcaataaattaatatctGAGAAAGTATTCGAATTTTCTATCGTCCTTACTGGAGTCCTTACATCTGAAAAGCAAAATAATTCTTTGTGGCGATCTCCTAGATTTAATGGAGCAAAGAAGACGACAGAAAGATATAAGGGAAAAATAAACAGatacagaaaataatgaagaaaattggATAAAAGGTAAATGGATTGAAATGGAAGATTTACAAGACAAGCATGACACGTTCAATATGTTTAAAAAAGTCAGATAAGTAGCTGGTTTATACAACAAGAAGACTCCTCATACCTTAAGGGATTCAGGAGGAAAAATAATCGTAGATGAAGAAGAACTTGGCATGTGTAGATCAAAGAACTGTATAATGACTCTGGATCAGAAGAACCAATGGCATTTGATGAAGACGAAGGaccagaaataataaaatcagaaGCTGGCAAAAAAGCTGTTGGATATGACAACATTCCAACAAAGATATTAAAGcttataaatgaagaaaacaaatattagtCAAACTCTTCAATCATGTTTATTCAACTTCTTATATTCCAGAAGATtggttgaaatccgaattcataACTTTGCAAAAAACAACGTCCAAAGCACTGTAGCGATCATAGACTGATAAATCTTATCAGTCAcactattaaaatattcttcagCATCATTGACGCTAGAATCAGAAATAATTGCCAAGATGATCAAGACGAAACTTGAGAAATAGTTTGGGAACTTTTTGCACTGAATATGTTCCTACAAAAATGTCGGGATTAATTAAAAGATGTATTTGCAGTCTTTATCTATTACGAAAAAGCATTCGATCGAGTACAACACGacaagttaataaatatattaagggaAAAAGAAGTTGATAGTTCCGACGTAAGAATCGTCGAAAAATTATATTCGAGCCAAAGAGGGGGCGTTGGAATCAACGGAAAATCGACAgaagaattttaaaatgttaCGAGGAGTCAGACAAGGTTGCATACTTTCACCACTTCTGTTTAATTTGTACAGTTGGACTGTGTGACGACTTGAATGGACTGCAATGCCTTTTAAACGCCATAGATAGAGAGATAGGTCTAAACATCAACTGTTCTAAGACAAAATATTTAGTCGCTTGCCGTACCATGACACACAGCTGCAGGTAAACGGACAAACGATTCAAAGAGTGTccagtttcaaatatcttggttgCTAAATTACTGAACAACTGGATCCCGATaaggaaacaaaatttcacgTCTGGAAACGGATGATCGAATTCTACATATGGTCAGTCGTCTTATATGGTGTCGAAGCAtggactttaaaaatatctaccatTAATCGCTTAGAGGTTTTTTAAATGTGGTTAAATAGACGCTTGCTCAAGATACCGTGGAGAGCTTTGAAGTCCTTAACAGAGCAAATGCGATTCGTTAGTTGGTGGATAATGTTAAATGCAGGAAAATagcttatttgggacacataatGCGTGGTAGCTGGTTTAGTATCCTCCAGTTGAAGGTCgtagaggaattggaaggaaacaaaCCTCTTGATTGAATGGACTGGGATAAGAGAAGCAGGACAGTTATTTAGGGGGACTTGATATGGCACACTAAGACGAAGAAGGCgatctcttcttcttcttttatcttTTCTATAGGCAATTCTTCTTGTTTGCGATCTTTATTACCCCATCATCTGTTATTCTTCTTATATGGTTGTtccattctttttattttctatgcAATAACCACTTCTCCACGTTACATGTTGTTCTAATGTCGTTACTCACTCGATTTCTCAGTGCGTTCCCCGTGATTCTCCTCAGTATCTTTATCTTAGCCGTTTCCAGCATTCTTTGTGCTTTGAACGTGTCCGGTCGCGTTTCTGCTGTGTATGTCTTATAACAACTTTGTAAATTCTAGTTTTAGTTTCCGTTCTAATATGTTTGTTTCTCCATATTGTATTATTGAGGTATCCTGCTGCTCTATTGGCTTTCTGCATTTGTTTCTTCACTTCTGATTCTACATCTTCATAGCTTGATGCCTAAGTAGTTAGTTTCCATCATCGGTTATTTGCTAATGAccagtgtttttgttttttgggatgAAATTATCATGTTAAGCTTCTTTGCTACTATGTTAAACTTGTGGACCAATCTTTGTAGGTCTGCATAGCAGAGAATTTATATTTCTCTATTTCCCATCTTATAACATTTCCTCCTTTCCACTGCCTTTATGATTTCATCCATTATGAGATTAAAAAGTAGGAGGCTTAAGGAATCTCCCGTGCCTTTATTTCCTCTGTGAGTTATATATGTCTTCGATTGTTTTGATGATGTCTGACGGTATAGAAGGTGAACCAAGAAGGCGATTTCAATGTTGACTTTTCCAGTGTGTGTGTTGCTCAAGAATGTCTTCTTGTTTTACTCCAATCTCCATCCTAAAGGCCGTCGATCTTCTTTCGTCGTTTTGTACGaactttcaaattataataacgaaataaataatgaaaacaactACAATAATGGAAAATACTCAACTTAATAAGAACATCATCGTCATCATCAACAAGCCTTTCAATCCTACGTGGATTTTGTCgctttaaattctttttttttgaggtggattactcctcgttttctaatttttattttctttatagtttgtcgtGTGTTTTTgctgtttttgtttattattttcaattcttttcgGTTCCGGAATTTTGCTCTATAGTTTTTTGTATTGagtgctcttatgtcctcctctatttcgtttctccacgTTTTTCTCGGCCTGCTCCTTCTCCTTGGTCACAATCGGGttcattgcgttattcttttggtcattttaattcgttttcttctcattatgtgCTCGGCCTGATTGAGcctttttgcttttatttatcTCACTATATTCTCCTTCCTCAGTTCTCTCTCtgtttcttcgtttttctttgctcttcCTTCTCTTTCCTGTGTTATGTTTGGGcctgttatagttctcattatctttttctcttcttcttctgttGTTTCgtgattactggtcttattagggttttgtacatttttatttgtttagttatgtttttgtttcttccataggcTTGATAGCCCTTTCGTATCCTATCCCTTATCCTCTCCCTGGTTGTTTGTCCCAATGTTATTCCTATCCAGGAATAAGAACTAAAAAATGATATACCCGATTGATGATTCAGTGGCTTCTGTTTCATTTAGAAAAATGATATGTGTATTATTGCTGTCGTTGATAACGTGA
The sequence above is drawn from the Diorhabda carinulata isolate Delta chromosome 6, icDioCari1.1, whole genome shotgun sequence genome and encodes:
- the LOC130895138 gene encoding uncharacterized protein LOC130895138, whose translation is MTSTNEHLPQPPKQRISPLEFRNTDLVSRLLAATPPYLYNMSLLPNTYFFSEMLRSFVQAKAERSQSFHPPIRRSRKRNWTTSRTECFLKPPNESKSEEVVQQDNSIDWMLKSNKKTEENPLELTMNKDVTEYFQNKTENFNKIEQNNPEVYSNMHHNISQENPQNLVLPPPPPMWYPPLYPAPPYGIDPLHFFIDLRVSGHIYDKKNNKDNETLTSEHSSKDKIPHTEVSNFDSESITSSFKQTRNCSAFSVPVPSGSKSTNPINLSEKETKSTKFDVKSMGFDKTTNKTSTNYVMSNITNIYKNINESRNDNIEIKEENEEKKVRDLRAVIGLELVVDYMKQKPEKHTNDESSVSSDIESVGSPTLEVVDEN